GTTCCCCTCGTTGTCAGGCTCGAAGGAACAAATGTCGAAAAGGGAAGGGAAATACTCGAAAAATCCGGCCTCAACATAATTTCAGCGAAAGATATGAGGGATGCTGCTGAGAAAGCGGTCGCGGCGGCACAGTGAAATATTTCTAGGGGGAGAAGGCAGATGAGCATACTCATAAATAAGGATACCAGGGTCCTTGTTCAGGGAATTACGGGTGCCACGGGCGCATTCCATACAAAGCAGATGCTTGACTACGGTACCAAGATAGTGGGGGGAGTCACCCCTGGAAAGCGGGGGCAGAAGGTTGAGGGAGTCCCCGTTTTCAACACCATCGACGAAGCCGTGAGGGAGACGGGGGCGAATGCATCGGTGGTATATGTTCCACCTGCTTTTGCGGGTGATGCTATAATGGAATGCGTCGACGCCGAAATGGATCTTGTTGTGGCGATAACAGAGGGTATTCCCATTCTCGACATGGTGAAAGTCAAGCGATTCATGGAAGGCAGAAAGACCCGCCTCGTTGGCCCCAACTGCCCCGGAGTTATTACTCCCGGCGAGTGCAAGATAGGGATCATGCCCGGGTACATACACGAGCCGGGAGAAGTCGGCGTCGTGTCGCGGTCGGGCACGTTAACCTACGAAGCGGTTGCCCAGCTGACATCCCTTTCCCTGGGCCAGTCCACCTGTGTGGGAATTGGAGGAGACCCTGTCAACGGGACGGATTTCATAGATGTGCTGAGGCTTTTTGAGGGCGATCCCGAAACCCGGGCGGTGGTGTTGATCGGTGAGATAGGCGGTACCGCAGAGGAAGAGGCCGCCCAGTTCATCAAAGACAATATGACCAAGCCCGTGGTCGGCTTTATCGCGGGAAGGACCGCGCCGAAAGGGAAGAGAATGGGCCATGCGGGTGCAATCATATCGGGGGGGAAGGGAACGGCTGATGAGAAGATCAAGGCGTTCAAAGATGCAGGTATCGAGGTTGCCGAAAGCCCGGCCGATATGGGTGTTTCCATGGCCAGGGTGCTCGGCATGGAAATAAACTGACAAGGGGTATCGATCGATGATCAAGACGCAGGAAAAGATGATCCCGAAGGAAAACGAGAAGGTAAAGATCACCATTGTCCCGAAATTCTGCAAGGGATGCGATATATGCGTGAGGTTGTGCCCGAAAAGCGTTCTCGGTATGGAGATGTTCAAGGTCAAGGTTGTTGATATCGACAAATGCATCATCTGCGGTCAATGTGAGCTCAGGTGTCCCGATTTCGCAATTTTCGTCGAAAAAAAGGAAGTGAAGGGAGGCAAAAGTGGCTAAGACCATCCGTCTTTTGCAGGGAAATGAAGCCTGCTCCGAGGGAGCCCTGTACGCGGGCTGCACTTTTTTTGCCGGCTATCCGATAACTCCCTCAACCGAAGTGGCCGAGGTTCTGGCGGTGAAACTGCCCCTCATCGGTGGAGCCTTCATGCAGATGGAGGATGAGATCGCCGCGATGGCAGCCATTATCGGCGCGTCCCTTGCGGGCTCCAAGTCCTTGACCGCCACGAGCGGCCCCGGGTTTTCCCTCAAGCAGGAAAATATCGGTTTTGCTGCGATTGCCGAAGTTCCCTGCGTGATCGTAAACGTCATGAGGGGTGGCCCCTCAACGGGCGTTCCGACAGGACCGGGGCAATCTGATATCATGCAGTGCAGATGGGGAACCCACGGCGACCACCCGATAATTACGCTCACACCGGCATCGGTGCAGGAAATATTTACCGAGACGGTGAGGGCCTTTAACCTTTCAGAGAAATATCGGAATCCCGTCATTATCGCCTTCGATGAAATTGTGGGACATATGCGGGAGAAGATTGAAATTCCCGAACCGGGTGAGCTGGAGATAATCGACAGGACAAAGCCAAATGTGGCACCGGAAGAGTATTTCCCCTACGACTCCTCAAAGGGCGACATCCCCCCAATGGCGAACTTTTTCGAGGGTTACCGGTACCATGTGACCGGCCTGAATCACGACATGACGGGTTTCCCCGTCAATGCCTGTGAGCTGATCCATGTGGAGGAGGAGAGGCTCATGAGGAAAATTGATGCCAACAGGGATGACATTATCAAATACGAGGAGTTCATGCTCGACGATGCGGAGGTGGCGATTTTTGCATACGGCGCCTGCGGCAGGTCAGCCAAGGAGGCGGTGGAAACCGCCAGAGAGAATGGTATGAAAATAGGCCTCTTCAGGCCCCTGACCATCTGGCCATTTCCCGACAGGGAAATCGAGGCGCTTGCCGGAAGGGTGAAGAGCATCGTGGTTCCCGAGTTGAGCCTCGGTCAGATCATTCTCGAGGTCGAAAGGACTTCAAAGGGCAAAACCAGGGTAGAAGGGATATTCAGGGTCGATGGCGACCCCATAAATCCCGGGCAAATTCTGGACATGGTGAAGGAGGTTATCTGATGGCTTATGATTACAGTCCCTATTTGAGGAACGAAAAATTCCCCCACATTTGGTGTCCCGGGTGCACATACGGAATCGTACTGAAAGCAATCATCCGCGGATTAGAAAAATCAGGAATATCAAAAGATGACACGGCCATTGTTTCAGGTATTGGCTGTGCCTCGAGACTCCCCGGATATGTCGACTTTAATACCCTCCACACCGCCCATGGAAGAGCAATAGCATTCGCCACGGGTATAAAAATGGTAAAACCGGAAAAAAATGTTCTCGTCATCACCGGGGACGGGGATGCCACCGCAATCGGGGGAAACCACTTTATTCATGCCTGCAGGAGAAATATCGACATCACCGTGATCATCTTCAACAATTTCATCTACGGCATGACGGGGGGACAGTACTCCCCCACAACTCCCACCGGAGCCTTCGCAACGACGATGCCCTACGGAAACGTAGATCCTCACTTTGACATTAACGAGCTGTCCAAGGGGTCAGGTGCAACCTTTGTCGCCCGTGGGACGGCATATCACGCAGCCGCCCTGGACAGGCTGGTGGTAGAGGCCATAAATCACAAGGGCCTTTCTGTTCTTGAAATCATAAATGCATGCCCAACCACCTATGGGAGAAGGAACAAGTTCAAGAATCCCACGGACATGCTTCTCTGGATGAAAGACCATTACGTGCCTCTGAGCGCCTATCAGAAACTTCCTCCTGAAAAGGCTGAAGGGAAATACCCAACGGGAATTCTCTTCAGGATTGAAAAACCGGAGTACTCCGAAGTCTACTACGAGATGGTTAAAAGGGTCAGATCAAGAGAAAAAGGAGGGAGGTGATGGCGCGCTACGAGATCAGGTTTTCAGGATCGGGCGGTCAGGGGTTGATCCTCGCGGGAGTGATATTTGCAGAAGCGGCCGCAATATACGGAGGAATCAATGCGGTCCAGAGCCAGTCCTACGGTCCCGAAGCACGGGGAGGTGCAAGCAAGTCCGAGGTCATCATCAGCGACGAAACGATAAATTTCCCAAAAGCCATGAGCATCGATCTCCTTCTTGCCCTGACACAGGAGGCCTGTACCAAATACTATGTGGACCTGAAGGAAGAGGGCGTCCTGCTCGTCGACGAGGACTTTGTCACGGAGATTCCCGAGGGAAATTACCGGGTGATAAAGCTCCCCATCATCAGGGCGGCCCAGGAGAAGGTGGGAAAGGCTTTTGTGGCAAATATCGTTGCCATAGGGGCAATAACGGCGATCGTTGAAAAGATCAGTTTCGACTCCGTAGAGAAAGCCGTCCTCTCGAGGGTTCCCCGGGGGACTGAAGATCTGAACAAAATGGCCCTCAAGATCGGCTTCGATATGGCAAAGGAAAAAATCGCTCAGTAAAGGATCCCCCCTTGGAGAGGACGCTCAGCATAGTGAAACCCGATGGGGTCGAGAGGGGGCTCATCGGGGAAGTCATCGCCAGGTTTGAAAAAGAGGGGATAAAAATAGTAGCCATCAAGATGGTGAAGATGGAAAAAGCACAGGCCGAGGGTTTCTACGCGGTGCACGAAGGGAGACCTTTTTTCAACAGCCTCACCACGTTCATGTCCTCAGGACCGATCGTGGCCCTGGTCCTCGAGGGAGAGGGAGTGATAGCAAAGAACCGGGAAATCATGGGGGCCACCGACCCCGCAGAGGCCGCCGCCGGGACCATTCGGGCCGATTTTGCCTCGGAGATAGAGAAAAATATCGTTCACGGGAGCGACTCCCCCGAAACGGCGCAAAAGGAGATAGCCTTCTTTTTCAGCGAGCTTGAAGTGATCTAATAGGTAGACGTCCCCTGAAACCAAATCGCCCTTTCTGGTAGTATACTATCGGAAGGGGTTTTTTTATTGTGAGGCCGCCGTATGGGTAGCAGGGTAGACCTGAAGGGAAAAACTCTGGGGGAACTCGAGGAGCTCTTTTCCGCGTGGGGCAAGGAGCGATTCAGGGCCCGGCAGATATACAGGTGGATCTACGGAAAGCTCGAGACGGGCTTCCCGGAGATGACGGACCTCTCCAAACCTTTCCGCCGGGAGCTGGAGGAACACTTTCTCGTATCCCGCTTTGATCACGATGTGGTGAGGGTGTCCCGGGACGGGACGGTGAAGTTTCTCTTCATGCTCCCCGATGGAGATGGGGTTGAGACGGTCCTGATCCCGGAGGGCAGGAGAAATACCATATGCCTGTCTACCCAGGTCGGCTGCAGGATGGGGTGCCGTTTCTGCGCAGCCGCGGAGGGAGGTTTTTCGAGAAACCTGACCGCCGGGGAGATAGTCAATCAGTTCTGTGCGGCAGAGCAGTACCTGCGCGCACGGGGAGAGCGCTCGACCAACGTTGTCTTCATGGGTATGGGAGAGCCCCTGGATAATCTCGACGAAGTTTTAAGAACGATAGAAATCCTGAACTCAGAATTTGCATTTTCTATTTCCCAAAAGAGAATTACCGTTTCCACCTGCGGCCTTATACCCGAGCTGAAAAGGCTCGTGTCTGCCTGCGACGTTTCCCTTGCCGTTTCCCTGAATGCGACGACGGATGCTCTTCGAAGCAAACTGATGGCGGTGAACAAAAGATACCCGCTCCAGGACCTCGTACAGTTCCTCGAGCAGGTCAAGCCGAAAAAAAACAGAAAGGTTACGGTCGAATATCTTCTCATTGCGGGATTGAATGACTCACCGCGTGATGCGGCACGGCTGGCGGCGCTTCTGAAATCGTGCAGGGTAAAGGTAAACCTCCTTCCGTTCAACCAGACGGGTTCGAATTCCTATGCAACCCCCGGTTTTGCGTCGGTGGACAGATTCCGGGAAATCCTTGTGAACGAGGGAATCCAGACTATAATACGGGAGAGGAGAGGAGCCGATATTGAGGCCGCCTGCGGACAGTTGCGGGGAAAAATGAGGGGAAAGGGAAAAACCCTTGAATAGAAGATTGCCGCTTCAATAAGATTACAGAGGGCACGAGAGGTGAGAAAATGAAAACGGTTCTTGGCGTCATCGGGGGCAGTGGCCTTTACGATATTTCCGGCGTCGATATCGTTGATGAGGTGAGCGTCGAGACGCCCTTCGGACCCCCTTCCGATTCATACATAATCGGTGAACATGAGAGGGGGAAGATAATTTTCCTCCCCCGGCACGGTAGGGGCCACAGGATACATCCTTCAAAAATAAACTTCAGGGCAAATGTTTATGGGATGGTGAAGCTCGGTGTTACCAGGATTCTCTCCGTAAGTGCCGTGGGGAGCATGAAAGAGGAGATTGCCCCGGGCGACATCGTCGTCGTGGATCAGTTCTATGACAATACGAGGTTTCGCATCAACACATTTTTCGATGATGGGATCGTCGGACACATTGCCTTTGCAGACCCTGTTTGCGCTGAACTGGCTCAGATTTTGTACAATGCTGCTAACCAGGTGGTGGAGAGAGTTCATAACGGCGGGACGTATATATGCATCGAGGGCCCCCAGTTTTCGACGCGTGCCGAGTCCCTCGTGTATCGTTCTTTCGGGGTCGACGTGATCGGCATGACGAATATCCCGGAAGCGAAGCTGGCGAGAGAGGCAGGGCTGTGCTATTCAACAATGGCCCTTGCGACAGATTATGACTGCTGGCACGAGAGCGAAGAGGATGTCACAGCTGAAAAAGTGGTCGAAGTCCTGAAAAGGAACGTTGCGAACTCGAAAAAAATTATCCTGGAAGTAGCCATGAACCTTCCCGGTGAGAGAGGCTGTTCCTGTTCCCAGGCACTGAAAAATGCCATAATGACGGCAAGGGACAGGATTGCACCGGAAACTTACGAGAAGCTGAAACCCATCATTGGAGACTTCCTCGAATAGACAAAAGGAGATCTCATGAAAAAGTTGCTCACTTTCCTTACCCTGATGTTTCTTGTCTCTGCCCTCGCCTCGTGTGCTGCCACAAACAAACAGCAGAAAAGGGAGGCTGAATCAAGACTCCGACTCGCAGTGGGGTATCTGCAGGATGGAAAGATTACGGCAGCCCTCGCTGAGCTCGATAAAGCCGAAAAGCTCGACCCGGACAATCCGGAAATCAAGCTCGCCATCGGACTCGTCCATCTAAGGAGAGGTGATCTCGAGCTCTCAGAGAAATACATGCTGAAAGCAGTTGCAATTGATGAAGATTATTCGGAGGCGTACAACAATCTGGGCCTTCTCTACAGCAGGATGGGGAAGAGCGAAAAGGCTATCGAGTACTACAACAAGACCCTGGAGAACATCCTCTACCCGACACCCGAGAGAGCCTACAACAATCTCGGCATCGAATACGAGAAGATGGGATTGGCAGACAAGGCCGAGGAGATGTACCTGCGGGCCTCATCGATCTCTCCAACATTTCCCGCAGCTCATTTCAATCTCGGAAGGATCTATACGCAGAAGGGTGATTACGACGAGGCGATACAGCATTTCAACAGGGCTATCAGGCTGAATCCCGGGTACGTCTCTGCGCACTTTCAGCTCGGCACCGTGTATCTGAAGAAAAAAGATTATGAAAAGGCCCTGGAATCGTTCAGGAAAGTCGAGCAGATCAGCACATCGGATGATGTTAAAGATATGGCACGAGAGTATATCGAACTTATTGAAAGATAAAGGGGAAGGTTTTGCCTTCGATAGCATTGAAAGAAGCTCGAGAGAAAAAGAAGATAACCCTTGAAGAGGCTTCCCGGCTTCTCAAGATAAGCAAATCCTATATCAATGCCATCGAGGAAGGTGATTTCGACGTACTCCCGGAACCCGTTTTCTCCAAGGGCTATATAAAGAGTTACTGCCAGCTCCTCGAGGTCGACCCGAAAGAGATGTTGGATAGCTACAACGATTACATCTCTGCAAGGGAGCCGGTCAAACTCGAACCCCTGAAGCCGATACCGGGCAGAAACAGGAGAAGAATCCGTCTGAAAGGTTGGCCCGCATGGATCATAACGGCTCTGGCCATACTTGTTCTGATCGTTTCGGTGCTGGGCTACCAGATACGGAAGGAGAAAAACAAGCTCGCCCTCCGGGCAAAGCTCGAAACGGAGTTTGCACATAACGCCTCTGACATGGTGGAGCAGACAACGGAAAGAGGGGAGGGAGAGAGCGTGCAGGCACCGAAAAAAGAGGGAGAAAAGGCTGAGGCCGATAACGGTGGAATCAAGGCAAGTGAGGGCGATCAGGGATTGAATCTCAACCTCGAAGCCAGGGAGCTAACCTGGCTCTACATAGTCCCTGACAGCGGAAGCCCGATAGACGTAACCCTCTATCCCGGTGACCGGTTGAAGGTGAAAGCCAAGAAGACCATCAAGTTCAAACTGGGCAATGCCGGTGGTGTCTCGGCGGTCCTGAACGGGAAAAAATTAGGGCCTCTTGGAAAATCGGGGGAAGTGGTTGAAAAGACGGTGAGTATGGAGGGAGTTGAGTGAGAGAGGCAAATGTCCGCTGCAGGAAATGCGGAAAGATAATGGGAAAAGAGAAGGTCGACTACGACCACATACACTGGGGTTGCATTTGCGGGTACAAAGAGAAAACCTACTATGCGAAACGGACAAGGAGAGTCAACCCCTATGAGACGAAGTTTTCTCACCCCGTCCTCGATCTTGAGAGCGGGGGGGCGATTTCACTTTTTGCCGAAGTGGACAGGAAGGTGGACCTCTTGTCCCTCGAAGAAATAAGCAGGCTTACTACCTCCTCCGAACCTCTTCCATCCGTGCTTGCCGACATCGTAAAGAGCATCGCACGCAGGATGCAGGTGGAGGTCTGCTCTATTTACCTTTACAAGAGAAAGTACCTCGTCCTCACTGCCACGCACGGTCTTTCGCAGAAATCTGTGGGGGTGGTCAAATTAAAACCGGGTGAGGGAATAACGGGTGCGGCCGCACTCAGCGACGGTCCTGTAGTGGTGAGCGATGCGTCTGCTGATGATCGTTATAAGTATTTTGCCGTTACGGAGGAGGAAAAATACAAGGGGATGCTGTCCTGTCCGATCAGGGATGGAGATAGACTCCTCGGTGTGTTAAACGTTCAAACGGTAAAGATACACTTCTTCAACCCCTTTGAGATGAACTATATCAACATAGTTTCCAATCTGATCAGGAACTGCCTCAAAATAAGAGGGAAGAAAAGGTAAGAAGGGAAAGGTAAACTTCAGGGGCTGTCTCTATGCTTCTCAAAGAGCAGTATGAAAAACTGCTTGCCCTCGTCGAGAATGTGGACGACGATGCCGTCGGTGTCATGCTCACGACGCTTCACCCCTCGGACATTGCTGACTTCATAGAGGTCCTCGATGAGGAGTCGAAGAAGTATGTTTTCAGCCTTCTCGACTCGAGGATCGCCTCTGACGTGATAGCCGAGCTCAACGTCGATGCCAAAGGCGAAATTCTCGATGGAATCGAGGCCACCAGGCTTGCCGCCATCGTCGATGAGATGGACTCTGATGATGCGGCGGATATATTCGATGAGCTGAGTCCCGTTCAGCGTCTGGCCGTTCTCGAGGGGATAGACGAAGAGGATAGGGCCGAGGTTACGGAACTCTTGAAGTATGAGGATGATACCGCAGGCGGTATCATGTCTCTTGAGTTCAT
This region of Deltaproteobacteria bacterium genomic DNA includes:
- a CDS encoding 4Fe-4S dicluster domain-containing protein; this translates as MIPKENEKVKITIVPKFCKGCDICVRLCPKSVLGMEMFKVKVVDIDKCIICGQCELRCPDFAIFVEKKEVKGGKSG
- a CDS encoding GAF domain-containing protein codes for the protein MREANVRCRKCGKIMGKEKVDYDHIHWGCICGYKEKTYYAKRTRRVNPYETKFSHPVLDLESGGAISLFAEVDRKVDLLSLEEISRLTTSSEPLPSVLADIVKSIARRMQVEVCSIYLYKRKYLVLTATHGLSQKSVGVVKLKPGEGITGAAALSDGPVVVSDASADDRYKYFAVTEEEKYKGMLSCPIRDGDRLLGVLNVQTVKIHFFNPFEMNYINIVSNLIRNCLKIRGKKR
- a CDS encoding nucleoside-diphosphate kinase, with the translated sequence MERTLSIVKPDGVERGLIGEVIARFEKEGIKIVAIKMVKMEKAQAEGFYAVHEGRPFFNSLTTFMSSGPIVALVLEGEGVIAKNREIMGATDPAEAAAGTIRADFASEIEKNIVHGSDSPETAQKEIAFFFSELEVI
- the sucD gene encoding succinate--CoA ligase subunit alpha, with translation MSILINKDTRVLVQGITGATGAFHTKQMLDYGTKIVGGVTPGKRGQKVEGVPVFNTIDEAVRETGANASVVYVPPAFAGDAIMECVDAEMDLVVAITEGIPILDMVKVKRFMEGRKTRLVGPNCPGVITPGECKIGIMPGYIHEPGEVGVVSRSGTLTYEAVAQLTSLSLGQSTCVGIGGDPVNGTDFIDVLRLFEGDPETRAVVLIGEIGGTAEEEAAQFIKDNMTKPVVGFIAGRTAPKGKRMGHAGAIISGGKGTADEKIKAFKDAGIEVAESPADMGVSMARVLGMEIN
- a CDS encoding 2-oxoacid:acceptor oxidoreductase subunit alpha — protein: MAKTIRLLQGNEACSEGALYAGCTFFAGYPITPSTEVAEVLAVKLPLIGGAFMQMEDEIAAMAAIIGASLAGSKSLTATSGPGFSLKQENIGFAAIAEVPCVIVNVMRGGPSTGVPTGPGQSDIMQCRWGTHGDHPIITLTPASVQEIFTETVRAFNLSEKYRNPVIIAFDEIVGHMREKIEIPEPGELEIIDRTKPNVAPEEYFPYDSSKGDIPPMANFFEGYRYHVTGLNHDMTGFPVNACELIHVEEERLMRKIDANRDDIIKYEEFMLDDAEVAIFAYGACGRSAKEAVETARENGMKIGLFRPLTIWPFPDREIEALAGRVKSIVVPELSLGQIILEVERTSKGKTRVEGIFRVDGDPINPGQILDMVKEVI
- a CDS encoding 2-oxoacid:ferredoxin oxidoreductase subunit gamma, which gives rise to MMARYEIRFSGSGGQGLILAGVIFAEAAAIYGGINAVQSQSYGPEARGGASKSEVIISDETINFPKAMSIDLLLALTQEACTKYYVDLKEEGVLLVDEDFVTEIPEGNYRVIKLPIIRAAQEKVGKAFVANIVAIGAITAIVEKISFDSVEKAVLSRVPRGTEDLNKMALKIGFDMAKEKIAQ
- the mtnP gene encoding S-methyl-5'-thioadenosine phosphorylase — encoded protein: MKTVLGVIGGSGLYDISGVDIVDEVSVETPFGPPSDSYIIGEHERGKIIFLPRHGRGHRIHPSKINFRANVYGMVKLGVTRILSVSAVGSMKEEIAPGDIVVVDQFYDNTRFRINTFFDDGIVGHIAFADPVCAELAQILYNAANQVVERVHNGGTYICIEGPQFSTRAESLVYRSFGVDVIGMTNIPEAKLAREAGLCYSTMALATDYDCWHESEEDVTAEKVVEVLKRNVANSKKIILEVAMNLPGERGCSCSQALKNAIMTARDRIAPETYEKLKPIIGDFLE
- a CDS encoding tetratricopeptide repeat protein — encoded protein: MKKLLTFLTLMFLVSALASCAATNKQQKREAESRLRLAVGYLQDGKITAALAELDKAEKLDPDNPEIKLAIGLVHLRRGDLELSEKYMLKAVAIDEDYSEAYNNLGLLYSRMGKSEKAIEYYNKTLENILYPTPERAYNNLGIEYEKMGLADKAEEMYLRASSISPTFPAAHFNLGRIYTQKGDYDEAIQHFNRAIRLNPGYVSAHFQLGTVYLKKKDYEKALESFRKVEQISTSDDVKDMAREYIELIER
- the rlmN gene encoding 23S rRNA (adenine(2503)-C(2))-methyltransferase RlmN codes for the protein MGSRVDLKGKTLGELEELFSAWGKERFRARQIYRWIYGKLETGFPEMTDLSKPFRRELEEHFLVSRFDHDVVRVSRDGTVKFLFMLPDGDGVETVLIPEGRRNTICLSTQVGCRMGCRFCAAAEGGFSRNLTAGEIVNQFCAAEQYLRARGERSTNVVFMGMGEPLDNLDEVLRTIEILNSEFAFSISQKRITVSTCGLIPELKRLVSACDVSLAVSLNATTDALRSKLMAVNKRYPLQDLVQFLEQVKPKKNRKVTVEYLLIAGLNDSPRDAARLAALLKSCRVKVNLLPFNQTGSNSYATPGFASVDRFREILVNEGIQTIIRERRGADIEAACGQLRGKMRGKGKTLE
- a CDS encoding DUF4115 domain-containing protein, producing the protein MPSIALKEAREKKKITLEEASRLLKISKSYINAIEEGDFDVLPEPVFSKGYIKSYCQLLEVDPKEMLDSYNDYISAREPVKLEPLKPIPGRNRRRIRLKGWPAWIITALAILVLIVSVLGYQIRKEKNKLALRAKLETEFAHNASDMVEQTTERGEGESVQAPKKEGEKAEADNGGIKASEGDQGLNLNLEARELTWLYIVPDSGSPIDVTLYPGDRLKVKAKKTIKFKLGNAGGVSAVLNGKKLGPLGKSGEVVEKTVSMEGVE
- a CDS encoding 2-oxoacid:ferredoxin oxidoreductase subunit beta, whose protein sequence is MAYDYSPYLRNEKFPHIWCPGCTYGIVLKAIIRGLEKSGISKDDTAIVSGIGCASRLPGYVDFNTLHTAHGRAIAFATGIKMVKPEKNVLVITGDGDATAIGGNHFIHACRRNIDITVIIFNNFIYGMTGGQYSPTTPTGAFATTMPYGNVDPHFDINELSKGSGATFVARGTAYHAAALDRLVVEAINHKGLSVLEIINACPTTYGRRNKFKNPTDMLLWMKDHYVPLSAYQKLPPEKAEGKYPTGILFRIEKPEYSEVYYEMVKRVRSREKGGR